In one Brassica oleracea var. oleracea cultivar TO1000 chromosome C9, BOL, whole genome shotgun sequence genomic region, the following are encoded:
- the LOC106314946 gene encoding uncharacterized protein LOC106314946: protein MSKISSLEFEVLDITGNNYLAWTLDAEFSLSAKGFEGTILQGNQAGNQDKAKAMIFLRHRLHGDLKNEYLTVKDPQVFWNDLKERYDHQKTVILPKARYEWAHLRLQDFKSVSDYNSALSKITSKLELCGEKITEADKHNTVKKGFQKYSQLISCLLVTEQNNELLMKNHVLRPTGSAPFPEANVTEQNNTGRGNGYTHSRGRGHGRGHGRGHGRGHGRRDTRGRGYGQIRVQGVSFKNSNSHQKWEKKEGDKQENECYRCGSKDHWARTCRTPTHLIALYQQSIKQKRKNVETNMVYEGGEDDFDFGDATHLDLSDFLIDEEKK, encoded by the exons ATGTCGAAAATTTCTAGTCTTGAATTTGAAGTTCTTGATATCACTGGAAACAACTATTTGGCTTGGACACTAGATGCCGAATTTTCCCTTAGTGCAAAGGGATTTGAAGGTACAATCCTACAAGGAAATCAAGCCGGAAATCAAGATAAAGCAAAGGCTATGATATTCCTTCGTCATCGCCTCCATGGGGATCTCAAAAATGAGTATTTGACTGTGAAAGATCCACAAGTATTTTGGAACGACTTAAAGGAAAGGTATGATCACCAGAAAACTGTGATTTTACCTAAAGCTCGTTATGAATGGGCACATCTGAGATTACAAGACTTTAAGTCTGTAAGTGATTACAACTCAGCCTTGTCCAAAATTACTTCCAAGTTGGAGTTATGTGGGGAGAAAATCACGGAAGCTGATAA ACACAATACCGTGAAAAAGGGATTCCAGAAGTATTCTCAACTTATATCTTGTCTCCTTGTGACTGAGCAAAACAATGAACTTTTGATGAAAAATCATGTACTACGTCCAACTGGTTCTGCTCCATTCCCTGAAGCGAATGTGACTGAACAGAACAACACTGGCCGAGGAAATGGCTACACTCATAGTCGCGGTCGTGGTCATGGTCGTGGTCATGGTCGTGGACATGGTCGTGGACATGGTCGTAGAGATACACGTGGACGTGGATATGGTCAAATTCGAGTCCAAGGAGTTTCTTTTAAGAACTCTAATTCTCACCAGAAATGGGAAAAGAAAGAAGGTGACAAACAAGAAAATGAATGCTACCGATGTGGAAGTAAAGACCATTGGGCTCGTACGTGCCGTACACCAACACATCTTATTGCTTTGTATCAACAGTCAATAAAACAAAAGAGAAAGAATGTGGAAACAAACATGGTGTACGAAGGTGGAGAGGATGACTTTGATTTTGGTGATGCCACTCACCTTGACCTTTCCGATTTTCTCATTGACGAAGAGAAAAAGTGA